From the Megalops cyprinoides isolate fMegCyp1 chromosome 21, fMegCyp1.pri, whole genome shotgun sequence genome, one window contains:
- the LOC118769083 gene encoding protein sax-3-like gives MVNTAKASLFFQILLFSCATTPIVWLSVPEGHYIILICSGHTHRNTTFLEWRGADGDVIAIKRGHSATTMRDHKYSLLSDGSLLIKSLHRTDSGEYRCREQVVADVEVLTGQDYNVTAGRTVLLPCKVTDKHRQKWVLKRNKERKPIYTRHKNGTVRKEIEDPQNRFSHMEDNTLQIADLQPEDTGEYWCNGRRAASLTVRTDHPCLHTVQSALFNVAAV, from the exons ATGGTGAATACAGCAAAGGCGTCGTTATTTTTCCAAATCCTTCTCTTTTCCTGTGCAACAACTCCTATAG TGTGGCTTTCGGTGCCTGAAGGTCATTACATCATCCTGATCTGCAGCGGCCACACCCACAGAAACACCACCTTCCTGGAGTGGAGAGGTGCAGACGGTGATGTCATCGCCATCAAAAGGGGCCACTCGGCCACCACCATGAGGGACCATAAGTACTCACTCTTGTCCGACGGATCCCTGTTGATCAAATCGCTTCACCGCACAGATTCCGGGGAGTACCGCTGCAGAGAGCAGGTAGTGGCGGACGTGGAGGTCCTGACAG GTCAGGACTACAACGTCACGGCTGGGAGAACCGTACTGCTTCCCTGCAAGGTCAcggacaaacacagacagaaatgggTACTCAAGAGAAACAAGGAACGCAAACCCATCTACACCAGACACAAGAACGGAACCGTGAGGAAAGAGATAGAGGACCCGCAGAACCGGTTCTCGCACATGGAGGACAACACCCTGCAGATAGCCGATCTGCAGCCCGAAGACACAGGGGAGTACTGGTGTAACGGCAGGAGGGCCGCCAGCCTGACGGTGAGGACAG atcaTCCATGCTTGCACACAGTACAGTCAGCCCTCTTTAACGTTGCCGCTGTGTGA